In Desulfatibacillum aliphaticivorans DSM 15576, one genomic interval encodes:
- the acpP gene encoding acyl carrier protein, which translates to MSLEEKVKNIIVDKLGVEPDEVVEEASFVDDLGADSLDLVELIMSMEETFDLEISDEEAEKILKVKDVIEYIKAHT; encoded by the coding sequence ATGTCTTTGGAAGAAAAAGTAAAAAACATAATCGTGGATAAACTGGGCGTGGAGCCTGATGAAGTTGTGGAAGAAGCATCTTTTGTGGATGACCTGGGCGCCGATTCCCTGGACCTGGTTGAACTGATTATGAGCATGGAAGAAACCTTTGACCTGGAAATCTCCGATGAAGAAGCGGAAAAAATCCTCAAGGTCAAAGACGTCATTGAATATATCAAAGCGCACACCTAA
- the fabG gene encoding 3-oxoacyl-[acyl-carrier-protein] reductase has translation MDTESQVVVVTGGSQGIGRAIALRFAGQGASVYFCHYDPDDSESEKTEKLLAEAGGQGKGFKVNVADKDEVKAFFKTLVQEAGRIDVLVNNAGVTKDGFAVRMKEQDWDLVVDINLKGTFFCIQEAARAMMKQKQGRIINISSVVGAMGNPTQANYAASKAGVIGLTKAVAKELASRGILVNAVAPGYINTQMTDILSDEVKQAFIDATPLGKMGEPEDVAAAVEFLASENSRYITGQVLHVNGGMYM, from the coding sequence ATGGATACAGAATCCCAAGTTGTTGTCGTTACAGGCGGCTCTCAAGGCATTGGCCGGGCTATCGCCCTGCGTTTCGCCGGCCAAGGCGCATCCGTTTATTTTTGCCATTACGATCCGGACGATTCGGAATCGGAAAAGACGGAAAAACTTCTCGCCGAGGCGGGCGGCCAAGGCAAAGGCTTTAAAGTGAATGTGGCTGACAAGGATGAAGTGAAAGCCTTTTTCAAGACCCTGGTCCAGGAGGCCGGACGCATTGACGTATTGGTCAATAACGCGGGCGTCACCAAAGACGGCTTCGCCGTCCGGATGAAAGAGCAGGACTGGGACCTCGTGGTGGACATCAACCTCAAAGGGACCTTTTTTTGCATTCAGGAGGCCGCCCGGGCCATGATGAAGCAAAAGCAGGGCAGGATTATTAATATTTCGTCCGTAGTCGGCGCCATGGGAAATCCCACCCAGGCCAATTACGCCGCCTCCAAAGCCGGAGTCATCGGCCTGACAAAAGCCGTGGCCAAGGAACTGGCTTCCCGGGGAATATTGGTGAACGCCGTGGCGCCCGGGTATATCAACACCCAGATGACCGATATACTTTCCGACGAGGTTAAGCAGGCTTTTATAGACGCTACGCCTTTGGGAAAAATGGGCGAGCCGGAAGACGTTGCGGCGGCCGTGGAGTTTCTGGCTTCGGAGAACTCCCGTTACATCACCGGCCAGGTGCTGCATGTGAACGGCGGGATGTACATGTAA
- the rpmF gene encoding 50S ribosomal protein L32 produces MALPKHKKSKSKRDKRRTHQKLTAPNVVSCPQCGDPKLPHHICPSCGTYKGRTLIETD; encoded by the coding sequence ATGGCTTTACCGAAACATAAAAAATCCAAGTCCAAACGCGACAAACGCCGCACCCATCAAAAACTGACGGCGCCCAACGTAGTTAGCTGCCCTCAGTGCGGAGACCCCAAGCTCCCCCATCATATCTGCCCGAGCTGCGGAACCTACAAAGGCCGCACTCTGATTGAGACAGACTGA
- a CDS encoding YggT family protein — translation MFIIGHFINAIAIVADLALTLYMYILIIGALLSWVNPDPYNPIVRFINNVTEPVLRHVRRYLPVSFSGIDFSPVVVIFVIVFLQNFFVQSLRSLAFRLLH, via the coding sequence ATGTTTATTATTGGTCACTTCATCAACGCAATAGCCATCGTGGCAGACCTGGCCCTGACCCTTTACATGTACATTCTAATCATCGGGGCCTTATTGTCCTGGGTAAATCCCGACCCCTACAACCCAATTGTCCGTTTCATCAACAATGTGACCGAGCCTGTTTTAAGACATGTCCGGCGCTACTTGCCGGTGAGCTTTTCGGGCATTGATTTTTCGCCTGTGGTCGTAATATTCGTCATCGTCTTTCTCCAGAATTTTTTCGTGCAAAGCCTCAGGTCCTTGGCCTTCAGGCTCCTGCACTGA
- a CDS encoding DivIVA domain-containing protein has product MKITPMEIQKQVFKRSLWGLDSNQVESFLETVSLAMEELVLENRGLQEAQALLKAEVRGYKEREEGFRESILHSKQVMEGMEKNAKKEAELIVSQAEIKAEDIINRAHQSYAKVKDDITELKRQRALLDARIRGVLAAHKKILDINREESQALDSRDDKIAVFKKSQRS; this is encoded by the coding sequence ATGAAGATCACCCCCATGGAGATACAGAAGCAGGTGTTCAAACGCAGTCTATGGGGGCTGGATTCCAATCAGGTTGAAAGTTTTTTGGAAACGGTTTCCCTGGCAATGGAGGAACTGGTTCTGGAAAACCGAGGACTTCAGGAGGCGCAAGCCTTGCTGAAGGCGGAAGTGCGAGGATACAAAGAGCGCGAGGAGGGATTCCGGGAAAGCATCCTTCATTCCAAACAGGTTATGGAAGGCATGGAGAAGAACGCCAAAAAGGAAGCGGAGTTGATTGTCTCCCAGGCGGAGATAAAGGCGGAGGACATCATCAACCGCGCTCACCAATCCTACGCAAAGGTCAAAGACGACATAACGGAGCTTAAGCGGCAGCGGGCTTTATTGGACGCCCGCATCCGCGGAGTTTTGGCAGCGCATAAGAAGATTTTGGATATCAACCGGGAAGAGAGCCAGGCCTTGGACTCCAGGGATGACAAAATCGCTGTTTTCAAAAAATCGCAGAGGAGCTAG
- a CDS encoding type IV pilus twitching motility protein PilT, whose product MARIDAFFKLMHEQGASDLHLVSGQQPALRIRGEMERIKFKVLDSDDLRSMLYEITPEEKVKVFEETGDLDFGYELPGVARYRANFFMQKFGVAAVFREIPQTILTAEQLGLPPVVPKLASLPRGLVLVTGPTGSGKSTTLASIVDVANRQRKDHIITIEDPIEFVHESKSCIVNHREVGAHTKTFSAALRGALREDPDIILVGEMRDLETISLAIEAASTGHLVFATLHTTSAAKTVDRIIEVFPATQQDQIRSTLADGLRAVLAQTLFKRVDKKGRCAALEILIATPAVRNLIRENKTYQIPSSIQTGKKYGMQLLDDAIMELIHKGRIDPEEAYAKANEKARFRPLLKHPPADFTEA is encoded by the coding sequence ATGGCCAGAATTGATGCGTTTTTCAAATTAATGCATGAGCAGGGCGCTTCGGACCTTCACCTAGTATCGGGGCAGCAGCCTGCCTTACGCATCCGGGGGGAGATGGAGAGAATCAAGTTTAAGGTCCTGGACAGCGATGACCTGCGATCCATGCTTTATGAAATCACTCCGGAGGAAAAGGTCAAGGTGTTTGAAGAAACCGGAGACCTGGACTTTGGGTATGAACTGCCCGGAGTGGCCCGTTACCGCGCCAACTTTTTCATGCAAAAATTCGGCGTGGCGGCGGTTTTTCGCGAAATCCCCCAGACCATTCTCACGGCCGAACAGTTAGGCCTGCCCCCTGTCGTGCCCAAGTTGGCCAGCCTCCCCAGGGGCCTTGTGCTGGTCACCGGCCCTACAGGATCGGGTAAGTCCACCACCCTGGCTTCCATCGTGGACGTAGCCAACCGTCAGCGCAAGGACCACATCATCACCATTGAAGACCCCATCGAATTCGTGCACGAGTCCAAAAGCTGCATCGTGAACCACCGGGAAGTGGGCGCGCACACCAAAACTTTTTCCGCGGCGTTGCGCGGCGCCCTGCGCGAGGACCCGGACATCATCCTGGTCGGCGAAATGCGCGACCTGGAAACCATCTCCCTGGCCATTGAAGCCGCCTCCACAGGCCACTTGGTGTTTGCAACCCTGCATACCACCAGCGCCGCCAAAACCGTGGACCGCATCATCGAAGTTTTTCCGGCCACGCAGCAGGACCAGATCCGGTCCACCCTGGCGGACGGACTCAGGGCGGTTCTGGCCCAAACCCTGTTCAAACGTGTGGATAAAAAAGGCCGCTGTGCGGCCCTGGAAATATTAATTGCTACTCCGGCGGTCAGGAACCTGATTCGTGAAAATAAAACCTATCAGATTCCTTCCTCCATCCAGACCGGTAAGAAATACGGTATGCAATTGTTGGACGACGCCATTATGGAACTCATCCACAAAGGAAGAATCGATCCCGAAGAAGCCTACGCCAAGGCGAACGAGAAAGCAAGGTTCAGACCCTTGCTCAAACATCCGCCGGCGGACTTCACGGAGGCGTAG
- a CDS encoding type IV pilus twitching motility protein PilT, which produces MRKQEIDHILTRMLDTFDNVSDLNITAGRPFQVESSGVLSPVDLSPPIPELTPYQTEIFAMNLINGDRRLSRILMRDGSCDLSYELPGKARFRVNIFSQRGAYSIVLRKLETKIPTLEELSLPSAFMKMSHEKNGIALVTGATGSGKSTSLAAVLNQINETQAVHVVTLEDPVEFQHPHKKATFNQREMGTDFESFAVGLRAALRQAPKVILVGEMRDRETVEIGLAAAETGHLVLSTIHTVDAGHTINRILGMFSTEEEQQIRIRLADTIRWVVCQRLLPKVGGGRVAAFEAMGSNVRVRDAILHGESEDKTFHNIISQGKAFGMITFDDYIVSLYERGLITEETALAYSSHKDVAGRGIDSVKSARGETTTDIEDLQVDLEYGRKVN; this is translated from the coding sequence ATGAGAAAACAGGAAATCGACCACATCCTGACGCGGATGCTGGACACCTTTGACAACGTGTCTGACTTGAACATTACTGCGGGCAGGCCGTTTCAAGTGGAAAGCTCGGGAGTCCTTTCCCCCGTGGATTTAAGTCCGCCGATTCCGGAATTGACCCCCTATCAGACCGAAATTTTCGCCATGAACCTGATCAACGGGGACCGCCGGCTTTCACGAATACTCATGCGGGACGGCTCGTGCGACTTGTCGTACGAGCTCCCCGGCAAGGCCCGATTCAGGGTCAACATCTTTTCCCAGCGCGGAGCTTATTCCATCGTCCTTCGTAAGTTGGAGACCAAAATCCCCACATTGGAAGAGTTGAGTCTGCCTTCCGCCTTTATGAAGATGTCCCATGAAAAGAACGGCATCGCCCTGGTTACGGGCGCCACAGGCTCCGGTAAGTCAACCTCTCTGGCCGCCGTGCTCAACCAGATCAACGAAACCCAGGCGGTGCACGTGGTCACCCTGGAAGACCCGGTGGAATTCCAGCATCCCCACAAAAAGGCGACCTTTAACCAGCGGGAAATGGGGACGGATTTCGAATCCTTCGCCGTGGGCCTGAGAGCCGCCTTGCGCCAGGCGCCCAAGGTGATTCTGGTGGGCGAAATGCGGGACAGGGAAACCGTGGAAATCGGCCTGGCAGCAGCCGAAACCGGCCACTTGGTGCTTTCCACCATCCACACCGTGGACGCCGGGCACACCATCAACCGCATCCTGGGTATGTTCTCCACGGAAGAGGAACAGCAAATCCGCATCCGCCTGGCCGACACCATCCGGTGGGTGGTTTGTCAGAGGCTTTTGCCTAAAGTGGGCGGAGGCCGGGTGGCCGCATTTGAAGCCATGGGCTCCAACGTGCGCGTCCGGGACGCCATCCTCCACGGGGAATCGGAAGACAAAACCTTCCACAACATCATCAGCCAGGGCAAGGCCTTTGGCATGATCACCTTTGACGATTACATCGTGAGCCTGTACGAGAGGGGTCTGATTACGGAGGAAACGGCCCTCGCCTATTCAAGTCATAAGGACGTTGCGGGGCGCGGCATCGACTCCGTCAAGAGCGCCCGGGGCGAGACCACCACCGATATCGAAGACCTTCAGGTGGATTTGGAATACGGAAGAAAGGTAAATTGA
- a CDS encoding zinc-ribbon domain-containing protein — MNITCQHCQGQFRIPDEKVPKGQSFSLGCPKCKKKITVNAEQSGSAAPAAPPKGAQAPPQKGKTSKLMDEISSRGYDADDKPFDFLEEGARTALLCELDPVYKAKIKDALNSLGYLVTEPGAAREALKQMRFHVFDIIVLNEMFDTDEPENNHVLKFLSRMVISTRRKIFVALVSNNHRTMDNMAAFAKSVNITVNPSGIDDIDKILTRAIAENTLFYKIFMQAMEDAGRV; from the coding sequence ATGAATATTACATGTCAGCATTGCCAGGGGCAATTCCGCATCCCGGACGAAAAAGTGCCCAAAGGGCAGTCTTTTTCCTTGGGATGTCCCAAATGCAAAAAGAAAATCACGGTGAACGCCGAGCAAAGCGGCTCGGCCGCCCCCGCCGCGCCGCCCAAAGGGGCTCAGGCGCCGCCTCAGAAGGGCAAAACCTCCAAGCTCATGGACGAAATCAGCTCCCGCGGGTATGACGCGGACGACAAGCCCTTCGACTTTCTGGAGGAAGGCGCACGCACCGCGCTGCTTTGCGAGCTGGACCCTGTGTACAAGGCGAAAATAAAAGACGCTCTCAACTCCCTGGGGTATCTGGTGACCGAACCCGGCGCCGCCCGGGAAGCGCTCAAGCAGATGCGCTTTCATGTGTTTGACATCATCGTGCTGAACGAGATGTTCGACACGGACGAGCCGGAAAACAACCATGTCTTGAAATTTTTAAGCAGAATGGTAATATCCACCAGGAGAAAGATTTTTGTGGCGCTGGTCTCCAACAATCACAGGACCATGGATAACATGGCCGCGTTCGCAAAAAGCGTGAACATTACCGTCAATCCCAGCGGCATTGACGACATAGACAAAATCTTAACCCGCGCCATTGCTGAAAACACGCTTTTTTACAAAATTTTTATGCAGGCCATGGAAGACGCAGGACGAGTATGA
- a CDS encoding MBL fold metallo-hydrolase — MEPQRITPELTLIPLDQPTLRGFHTFISAWLYQGDATFLVDPGPASTVPLLVQTLEKMNVTRLDALLLTHIHIDHAGGAGDFSRRFPDTPVVCHPKAIPHMADPERLWQGSLKTLGDTARAYGQIQPVPEKNLVSSEDFADLGVQVINTPGHAVHHISYLKDDILFAGETGGVRYEVPGKGVWIRPATPPRFLMEISCGSMDALMETPHDIYCYGHYGAVKGAGASLLAAHKDQVRLWAGVIEREMAVSSEDLEERCLKSLLAQDPGLSLHPHLPDDVREREKGFMFNSIRGIAGYLRDRRNAAAQ, encoded by the coding sequence ATGGAACCGCAACGCATTACTCCGGAACTTACCCTGATACCCTTGGATCAACCCACGTTGCGGGGGTTTCATACCTTTATCAGCGCCTGGCTGTACCAGGGGGACGCCACGTTTTTGGTGGACCCGGGGCCCGCATCAACCGTTCCCCTCTTGGTCCAAACCCTTGAAAAAATGAACGTCACACGCCTGGACGCCTTGCTCCTGACCCACATCCACATCGATCATGCGGGCGGCGCCGGCGATTTTTCCCGGCGCTTTCCGGATACGCCTGTCGTGTGCCACCCCAAGGCCATTCCGCACATGGCGGACCCGGAGCGCCTGTGGCAGGGCAGTCTGAAAACCCTGGGCGATACGGCCAGGGCTTACGGTCAAATCCAACCGGTCCCGGAAAAAAATCTGGTCAGTTCCGAGGATTTCGCGGACCTGGGCGTGCAGGTAATCAACACTCCCGGCCACGCGGTTCATCATATCAGCTATCTCAAAGACGACATATTATTTGCCGGAGAGACCGGAGGGGTTCGGTATGAAGTCCCCGGCAAAGGCGTGTGGATCAGGCCGGCGACGCCTCCCCGGTTTTTGATGGAAATAAGCTGCGGCAGCATGGACGCCCTCATGGAAACGCCGCACGATATTTACTGCTACGGCCATTACGGGGCCGTAAAGGGCGCCGGAGCCTCCCTGCTGGCCGCCCACAAGGACCAGGTCCGGTTGTGGGCTGGGGTTATCGAGCGGGAAATGGCCGTTTCCAGCGAGGACCTGGAAGAACGGTGTCTGAAAAGTCTGCTGGCCCAAGACCCCGGCCTGAGCCTCCACCCCCACTTGCCCGACGACGTCAGGGAACGGGAAAAAGGGTTCATGTTCAACAGCATCAGAGGGATTGCAGGATATCTTCGCGACCGCCGGAACGCGGCCGCTCAGTAA
- a CDS encoding response regulator — MPKKSILLVDDDAFVLHSIGDFLAAFGYTITAISDPAQALGLLSEQKFDLIITDLVMGVVDGIAILRKAKKTSPLTQVLILTGYGDMSSIIEAIRLEADDYLLKPCEMEEIQFRVEKCFESQEEQRKIKAYENYLPVCGACKKVWDRQGGADEKGAWVSVEHYLYTRAKMNASSTYCPDCFARAQEKLEKEFENN; from the coding sequence ATGCCGAAAAAGTCCATTCTACTTGTAGACGATGACGCCTTTGTCCTGCACAGCATCGGCGACTTTTTGGCGGCTTTCGGGTACACCATCACGGCAATCAGCGACCCGGCCCAAGCCCTGGGCCTTTTGTCCGAGCAAAAGTTCGACCTCATCATCACCGATCTGGTCATGGGCGTGGTGGACGGCATCGCCATCCTGCGCAAGGCGAAAAAAACCTCCCCCCTGACCCAGGTCCTTATCCTAACCGGATACGGCGACATGTCTTCCATCATCGAAGCCATTCGTCTGGAGGCGGACGATTACCTGCTCAAGCCCTGTGAAATGGAGGAAATCCAGTTTAGGGTTGAAAAATGCTTTGAGTCCCAGGAGGAGCAGCGGAAAATCAAGGCTTACGAAAACTACCTGCCGGTATGCGGCGCATGCAAAAAGGTCTGGGACCGCCAAGGCGGGGCGGACGAAAAAGGCGCCTGGGTTTCGGTGGAGCATTACCTGTACACCAGAGCCAAGATGAACGCCTCGTCCACCTATTGCCCGGACTGCTTCGCCCGCGCCCAGGAAAAGCTGGAAAAGGAATTCGAAAACAACTAA
- a CDS encoding DEAD/DEAH box helicase, with protein sequence MKIQIKISSTIRIQGPLDPELEEFLKRRLTLVNPVWLENQKFGRYNYGVKKHLHYYWKRGDVTSMPRGFARQLLTWLSRSGLDYEMVDQTRELPEVQFGFMGELYGFQQEAAQRILSRRFGVARMPTGAGKTILALYCISERAQPAVVIVHTKELLYQWKERALDFLDIREQDIGLVGDGKKQFDRNLTICVVNSLYKCAAQMKKKTGHLIVDECHRIPSRSFTVAVKAFDSKYMLGLSATPFRRDGLTPLIPMYIGDSVCEVNAMDLQDKGKISRAKLVVRKTNFDYPYEDDYHQMISTLVDDGDRNRLIASDAVEFQCEGSGTALVVSDRKSHCRKLAALMADKGARVGVLTGDLADIKRKDIVRRVNEGEVDILVATIQLIGEGFDCPSLSALFMATPVKFTGRVLQVVGRVLRAQKGKEQAAVFDYVDKPGVLQASFQSRMEAYRQLGLKGQSPLRFCS encoded by the coding sequence ATGAAAATCCAAATAAAAATCAGCTCGACAATCCGGATACAAGGGCCTCTTGACCCGGAACTGGAGGAATTCCTCAAGCGCAGGTTGACGCTAGTCAATCCGGTTTGGCTGGAAAATCAAAAGTTCGGCAGGTACAATTACGGGGTCAAAAAACACCTCCATTATTACTGGAAGCGGGGGGACGTAACATCCATGCCAAGGGGGTTCGCCAGGCAATTGCTCACCTGGCTGTCTCGCTCCGGCCTCGACTACGAAATGGTGGATCAAACCCGCGAGCTGCCGGAAGTCCAGTTCGGATTCATGGGGGAGTTGTACGGATTTCAGCAGGAGGCCGCCCAACGCATTTTATCCCGCCGGTTCGGCGTGGCCCGCATGCCCACGGGCGCCGGAAAAACCATCCTGGCTTTGTACTGCATCAGCGAGCGGGCCCAGCCCGCCGTGGTCATCGTCCATACCAAGGAACTGCTCTACCAATGGAAGGAGCGGGCCCTGGATTTTCTGGATATCCGCGAACAGGACATCGGCCTTGTGGGCGACGGCAAAAAGCAGTTTGACCGCAATCTGACCATCTGCGTGGTAAACTCGCTGTATAAATGCGCCGCCCAGATGAAAAAAAAGACCGGCCATTTGATCGTGGACGAATGCCACCGCATACCCTCCCGCAGCTTTACCGTGGCGGTCAAGGCCTTTGACAGCAAATACATGCTGGGCCTTTCGGCCACGCCCTTTCGCAGGGACGGCCTGACGCCGCTCATTCCCATGTACATCGGAGACTCGGTTTGCGAAGTCAACGCCATGGATCTCCAGGACAAAGGGAAAATCTCCCGGGCTAAACTCGTAGTGCGCAAAACCAACTTTGACTATCCCTACGAGGATGACTACCACCAGATGATTTCCACCCTGGTGGACGACGGAGACAGAAACCGGCTTATCGCATCGGACGCCGTGGAGTTTCAGTGCGAGGGGAGCGGAACCGCCCTGGTGGTCTCGGACCGTAAAAGCCACTGCCGCAAGCTGGCGGCCCTCATGGCGGACAAGGGCGCCAGAGTGGGCGTGCTCACCGGGGATCTGGCGGACATCAAACGCAAGGACATCGTGCGGCGGGTCAACGAGGGAGAGGTGGACATTCTGGTGGCCACGATCCAGTTGATCGGGGAGGGCTTTGACTGCCCTTCGCTTTCAGCCCTTTTCATGGCCACGCCGGTCAAGTTCACGGGCAGGGTCCTGCAGGTCGTCGGCCGCGTGCTCCGAGCCCAAAAAGGCAAGGAGCAAGCCGCGGTGTTCGACTACGTAGACAAGCCCGGGGTCTTACAGGCCTCTTTTCAATCCCGCATGGAAGCCTATCGCCAGTTGGGCCTGAAGGGGCAAAGCCCGTTGCGATTCTGCTCATAA
- a CDS encoding chalcone isomerase family protein yields MKRIVIAVLVLLMAAPFAMAKDFGGAEIPDTVTIEGAKLTFNGAGIRKKLKFVKVYAAALFLENKSSDAEKILNADEPMMIRMVFIRGKITPQQLIDSWNESFTAITNNNTAPWQEQIDKFNACFAVDTVEGQTYDMAYLPAKGLVVYLDGKEKATIPGKEFKNMVFSIWLGKGPMDGNMEDLKEDMLGK; encoded by the coding sequence ATGAAGAGGATTGTTATTGCAGTGCTGGTTTTGCTTATGGCGGCTCCATTTGCCATGGCCAAGGATTTTGGGGGAGCGGAAATTCCCGACACTGTAACCATCGAGGGGGCCAAACTGACCTTCAACGGCGCGGGCATCCGGAAAAAGCTCAAGTTCGTCAAGGTCTACGCCGCAGCATTGTTCCTGGAGAATAAGAGCAGCGACGCGGAAAAGATCTTGAACGCCGACGAACCCATGATGATCCGTATGGTCTTCATCCGCGGCAAGATCACCCCTCAGCAGCTTATCGACTCCTGGAACGAAAGCTTTACGGCAATCACCAACAACAACACCGCGCCCTGGCAGGAGCAGATCGACAAGTTCAACGCCTGCTTCGCCGTTGACACTGTGGAAGGCCAGACCTACGACATGGCCTACCTGCCCGCAAAGGGCCTGGTGGTTTACCTGGACGGCAAGGAGAAAGCGACCATCCCCGGCAAGGAGTTCAAGAACATGGTGTTTTCCATCTGGTTGGGCAAAGGCCCCATGGACGGAAACATGGAAGATCTGAAAGAGGACATGCTGGGCAAATAA